One window of the Candidatus Krumholzibacteriota bacterium genome contains the following:
- a CDS encoding TMEM165/GDT1 family protein: protein MEMKIFFTVFWTVLVAELGDKTQLATLLFASDKDTHKWSVFAGASLALLATSALAVFFGSLLSNYLSPKVMSIIAGAGFILIGILILTRGVSGN from the coding sequence ATGGAAATGAAAATTTTCTTTACCGTTTTCTGGACTGTCCTGGTCGCCGAGCTTGGAGACAAGACCCAGCTCGCCACGCTGCTATTTGCCAGCGACAAGGATACGCACAAGTGGTCTGTATTTGCGGGAGCTTCTCTTGCTCTGCTGGCGACATCGGCGCTCGCCGTCTTTTTCGGGAGCCTTCTTTCAAACTATCTGAGTCCGAAGGTCATGTCGATAATAGCGGGAGCAGGATTCATATTGATCGGCATATTGATTCTCACTCGCGGAGTGTCAGGGAATTAG
- a CDS encoding aminotransferase class IV has translation MTGKKEIVFLSGNYINRDEARISPDDRGFIFADGVYEVVRSYRGKLFEPGHHIERLGRSLAALDIRGFDPALIENISEKLIESNDLSSCDSTVYIEVTRGTAPRSHTVPSPRVSPTVYAFASRLDRPVNKQKEGIAIIFVPDDRWGRCDIKSISLLPNILARQKAEDEGADEAVFVLGSDITEGSSSSFAAVFSGALATHPESPRILGGITRKIVIDLCERAGIPVDQRPIKKEELIYADEMMILSTTREVMPVTICDGKKVTSGKPGKITRRLQQLYTRYIEK, from the coding sequence ATGACGGGAAAAAAAGAAATCGTTTTTCTAAGCGGCAACTACATCAACAGGGATGAAGCGCGCATTTCTCCCGATGACCGCGGGTTTATTTTCGCTGATGGCGTCTATGAGGTCGTTCGAAGCTATCGGGGAAAGTTGTTCGAACCGGGCCACCATATCGAACGCCTTGGGCGGAGCCTTGCAGCTCTCGATATCAGAGGATTTGATCCGGCACTGATCGAGAATATATCGGAAAAACTGATCGAGTCTAACGATCTCTCCTCCTGCGATTCGACTGTCTACATAGAGGTGACTCGCGGAACAGCCCCACGCTCGCACACTGTACCGTCCCCACGCGTGTCACCGACTGTCTATGCCTTCGCCAGCAGGCTTGATCGTCCAGTAAATAAACAGAAGGAAGGAATAGCTATTATATTCGTTCCCGACGACCGTTGGGGAAGATGCGATATCAAGTCGATATCGCTGCTTCCAAATATCCTCGCCAGGCAGAAAGCTGAAGATGAGGGCGCCGATGAAGCAGTATTCGTCCTTGGAAGTGATATCACGGAGGGCTCATCATCGAGTTTCGCCGCGGTTTTTTCAGGAGCCCTCGCCACTCACCCCGAATCGCCGCGGATCCTTGGCGGCATTACCAGAAAGATCGTCATCGATCTCTGCGAGCGGGCCGGTATACCGGTCGATCAGCGCCCGATAAAAAAGGAAGAACTGATCTATGCCGACGAGATGATGATACTGAGCACAACGAGGGAAGTGATGCCTGTGACGATCTGCGATGGCAAGAAAGTGACCTCGGGAAAGCCGGGTAAGATAACGCGAAGACTTCAGCAGCTTTACACCAGGTATATCGAAAAATGA
- a CDS encoding tyrosine--tRNA ligase encodes MNVFDVFKERGFFQQCTDEERVRALLSKPVTCYIGFDPTSDSFHCGSLVPIMALAHLQRAGHRVIPLMGGGTSMIGDPSGKTELRQLITIEEIDSNSAGLKKQFARFIDFSGDKALMLNNAEWLRPLNYIEFLRDIGRHFSVNKMLSAESYRMRLETGLNFIEFNYMLLQAYDFLFLYQNHGCKLQMGGNDQWGNILAGTDLIRRVTGGDAEALTFPLLTTACGTKMGKTEKGAVWLDGEKTPPYDYYQYWINTDDRDVGRFLALFTFLPMEEVHRFAALEGADLRQAKEVLAWEATSLVHGKEAADNAREAARSLFCGDAALDSDSVPRFTIEEKKLKEGVPAFILFAESGIVSSRGEARRLVQQGGAYVNGRRIEEFDEKITLSDLNEGCMLLRAGKKKYMRIDPV; translated from the coding sequence ATGAACGTATTTGATGTTTTCAAGGAACGTGGATTTTTCCAGCAATGTACCGATGAAGAGAGAGTCAGGGCGCTTCTTTCAAAACCTGTCACATGTTATATCGGCTTCGATCCGACCTCTGACAGTTTCCATTGCGGGAGCCTCGTTCCGATAATGGCGCTTGCCCATCTTCAACGAGCCGGCCATAGGGTCATACCTCTAATGGGTGGCGGCACATCGATGATAGGCGATCCGAGCGGCAAGACTGAACTGAGGCAGCTTATAACGATTGAAGAGATCGATTCAAATTCGGCGGGATTAAAAAAGCAGTTTGCCAGATTTATTGACTTCTCCGGGGATAAGGCGCTGATGCTTAATAACGCTGAATGGCTAAGGCCCCTGAACTATATCGAATTCCTTCGTGACATCGGCAGGCATTTCAGCGTCAACAAGATGCTCTCGGCCGAATCGTACAGGATGCGCCTGGAGACAGGGCTCAATTTCATCGAATTCAACTACATGCTGCTGCAGGCCTACGATTTCCTTTTCCTTTACCAGAATCACGGCTGCAAGCTTCAGATGGGAGGAAACGACCAGTGGGGAAATATCCTTGCCGGTACCGATCTGATCCGCAGAGTCACCGGCGGAGACGCTGAGGCTCTCACATTCCCGCTTCTCACGACGGCATGCGGTACGAAGATGGGAAAAACGGAAAAAGGAGCTGTCTGGCTTGATGGCGAAAAGACGCCGCCATATGACTATTATCAATATTGGATAAACACCGATGATCGTGACGTCGGCAGATTCCTCGCCCTTTTCACCTTTCTTCCGATGGAGGAAGTCCACAGGTTTGCAGCTCTTGAGGGAGCCGACCTGCGCCAGGCAAAGGAAGTGCTCGCGTGGGAAGCGACAAGCCTGGTTCACGGCAAGGAAGCGGCTGATAACGCGCGTGAGGCGGCGAGGTCCCTTTTCTGCGGAGATGCAGCGCTCGATTCAGATTCGGTCCCGAGATTCACTATTGAAGAGAAAAAACTCAAGGAAGGTGTCCCGGCTTTCATACTATTTGCCGAATCCGGGATCGTCAGTTCGCGCGGAGAAGCGAGACGCCTTGTCCAGCAGGGCGGGGCTTACGTCAACGGGCGAAGGATCGAGGAATTCGACGAAAAGATCACACTTTCCGATCTGAATGAAGGGTGCATGCTCCTACGGGCGGGCAAGAAAAAATATATGAGGATCGACCCCGTTTGA
- a CDS encoding carboxymuconolactone decarboxylase family protein, whose amino-acid sequence MQGDWKKDFETERARLNGLVFSGGNLGIKRFFALDGQAYLDGALPAKTKELMGLASSMVLRCNDCIAYHIARCREEGVTKEEFYEAFNVALVVGGSIVIPHLRVAAEKMEALFEQENNNEGDNGDSCRSDSR is encoded by the coding sequence ATGCAGGGCGACTGGAAAAAAGATTTTGAAACGGAAAGGGCGCGTCTCAACGGCCTGGTGTTTTCAGGGGGCAATCTTGGAATAAAGAGGTTTTTTGCCCTGGACGGGCAGGCATATCTTGATGGAGCCCTTCCGGCGAAGACGAAAGAATTGATGGGGCTCGCTTCCTCAATGGTCCTTCGGTGCAACGATTGCATAGCTTATCATATCGCCAGGTGCCGCGAGGAAGGAGTGACGAAAGAGGAGTTTTACGAGGCTTTCAACGTCGCTCTGGTGGTCGGAGGTTCGATCGTCATCCCGCATCTCAGGGTAGCGGCGGAGAAGATGGAGGCTCTTTTCGAGCAGGAGAATAATAATGAGGGTGATAACGGCGATTCTTGTCGTTCTGATAGTCGCTAA